GCCAATGAGGCGCTAAAACTGATCTTGGGTATCGGCGAGCACCTGAACGGAAAACTCCTGCATATTGATAGCCTGTACCTGACCTCGCGAATTTTGAAGGTGGAACGCAACAGGAACTGCCCCATTTGCGGAAGCAACCCGACGATTACCGATGTCGAGGAAATCGATTACGATGAACTTTGCGGGCTCAAGACCGAAAACGAAATTCCGGTGGAGGGCTTTACTCCCGAAGAACTCGCGAAGAAGATTGACAATGGCGACCCGATGACGATTATCGATGTACGCGAACCGCACGAACGCGCGATTTTGCGCTTCCCGAACGCCATCGTGATTCCCATCGGGCAGCTGGCCCGCAGGCAGAAGGAACTGGACCCGAACAAGGATACCGTCTTTATTTGCAAGCAGGGCAAACGCAGCATTCTCGCCATCAACACCTTGCGCGAGGCGGGCTACACGGGGCCGCTTTACAACCTGAAGGGCGGTGTCGATGCCATGAAGGATATCATGTTCTCGCACGAAGGCGCTTGGTTATAATAACAGATTATAGCGCAATAAATCAGTACAAAATTCTTAAAAAATCTCTTCGAGAAACGCAAATAAATAACAACAAAGTAAGAATCGCTTTTTCTAACTTAATCCTACTAAAATTGTAGAGAAACAACAGGAACAAACTATAACAATCTAGTTTTCACAACTCACAACAAGAGGTAAACCACTATGGCAAATGAAGCTACAGAAAAGAAAACCGGCATCAATGCGCTTGGCGCAAAGGCTGCCTACAACCTGGCGAACGTCACCAAGACCAAGCCGCAATTTGGTGCGCTGACTCCCAAGTGGCTCACCAAGTTCCTTGAATTCAAGGGTCTTGAAACGGGCCTGTTCCGTGTGAACAAGGTCGTGGAAGGCGAAACCCCGCTCGATGTTCTTTGCAGCCAGACCAAGAAAACCGACATTATTCCGGAAGGCTACGTCGAATACGAAACCGAACCGCGCGAATACAAGCTGAATTCTATCTCTACGATTATCAACGTGAACACGGCCATCGAAGACGTTTACAGTTCTCCGTATGACCAGGTTCAGGAACAGCTCGGCCTCGCTATCGAATCGCTCCGCGAACGCCAGGAAAGCCTGCTTATCAACAACGATGATTACGGCCTGCTGAAGAACGTGGCCGATTCCCAGCGCATCCAGCCGCTCCGCGCCGATGGCCGCCCCACACCGGACGATCTCGACGAACT
Above is a window of uncultured Fibrobacter sp. DNA encoding:
- a CDS encoding family 2A encapsulin nanocompartment shell protein; its protein translation is MANEATEKKTGINALGAKAAYNLANVTKTKPQFGALTPKWLTKFLEFKGLETGLFRVNKVVEGETPLDVLCSQTKKTDIIPEGYVEYETEPREYKLNSISTIINVNTAIEDVYSSPYDQVQEQLGLAIESLRERQESLLINNDDYGLLKNVADSQRIQPLRADGRPTPDDLDELISKVWKEPSFFLAHPRAIAAFERECTRRGVPPVVVDIAGGKFLTWRGIPLVPTDKLLVDGVKNPKSQGGKTNILLVRTGEAKRGVIGLFQAGLKNEHSRGLSVRFRGIDNKGVASYLLSLYCSAAILADDAIAVLEDVEVGEYYDYE